Genomic DNA from Planktomarina temperata RCA23:
CCGACAATCGCACCAGGGATTGAAGTGAAGCCTCCAAGTATCAACACAGGAAGCGCTTTGAGTGCAATAAGCGATAATGAAAACTGCACGCCCGATTTCGCGCCCCACATGATGCCAGCGACCAAGGCCACAAAACCGGCAAGTGACCAGACTAAGACCCAAATGAAGCTCAAAGATATGCCAACAGACAAAGCAGCTTGGTGATCATCTGCCACGGCTCGCATGGCGCGGCCTTGCTTCGTGTATTGAGCAAATGCCACCAACAGGACCACTAAAACAATCGCCACAATGGCCGCAACAATATCCAGCTGATCTATGAAAAACCCGTAGAAGTTCGAGCCACCTAAAAATGCCGTAGCTTCCTCAATCCAAAAGCTACCACCCTGCGGAATGCCAACATCAAGTTTCTTGATATCAGAGCCCCACATCAAATCCCCAAAGCCTTCCATCAGATAGGCTAGCCCAATGGTTGCCATAAATAGGATAATTGGCTCTTGCCCCACCAAATGGCGGAAAATGAAATGCTGAACCATCCAGGCCAGACCAACCATCACGGCAATCGCCATCAGAATGGCCGCAAACGCTGGGACGTGCCAACCGAAGTGATGCACATCCGTGCCAAAGATCGCGTTGATCAAATGGGAAAATGGAACCTGACCATCCATAATGCCCACAAGGGTCAGCGCCGCGAACAAGGCCATAACCCCTTGCGCATAGTTGAAAATGCCCGAAGCTTTGAAAATTAGAACAAACCCCAAAGCTACCAACGCATAAAGCACACCAGCCATCAAACCATTGATTACAACTTCGACACCGAATAAAAACTGATCTGGGAACATAGCTTACGCCTCCGTGCCGGTATTGTGAGCAGCCTGCGTGACGCCGCCGCCCATAAATTTCATACGATCAATCATGCGCGACCCCTAAATAGGCATCAATCACCGCCTGATTGTTGCGCACTTCGTCGGGCGGCCCATCGCCAATTTTCTTACCATAATCCATCACAACCACACGGTCAGATAGATCCATCACAACACCCATGTCATGCTCAATCAAAACAATCGTCGTGCCAAATTCATCGTTCACGTCGAGAATAAAGCGGCTCATGTCCTCTTTTTCTTCCACATTCATCCCCGCCATCGGCTCATCCAGCAACAGCAGCTTGGGATCAGCCGCCAAGGCGCGGGCCAATTCTACGCGTTTTTTCAAACCATAGGGCAAGCGGCTGACAGGTGTTTTGCGGATATGTTGAATTTCGAGAAAATCAATGACACGCTCCACAACTGCGCGGTTTTCTGTCTCTTCACGTTCGGCTTTTCCATACCAAATCGCCTGGCTTAAAATACCACTTTTCATATGGTTCAATCGGCCGGTCATGACGTTATCCAAAACGCTCATGCCTTCGAAAAGCGCAATATTTTGGAAGGTCCGCGCGATGCCTTGGCGGGCGACTTCAAAGGGTTTCATTTCAGGCCGGCGGGCGCCTTTGTACCAGACCTCCCCTTCCTGGGGATGGTAAAAGCCAGAAATAACATTGAGCATCGAGGATTTCCCAGCGCCATTGGGTCCGATAATCGCGCGAATTTCTCCCTCGCGCACATCAAAGGAAATATCCTTGATCGCCACCACCCCGCCAAACCGCAGGGTGATATTCTTCATTTCCATCATCACAGAACCAATGGTTCGGCCATCTGCGGTTACAAAACTTTCAGCTTGGTCAAACATGGGGCGGATACTCCAAAGAATATTGAATGATCACTGCGGGCATGGATACAATCATTGGGCAGCCATCTGTTGCTCAGCGGCAAGCGCTGCATCCCGCAGCTCCAATTTTGCCGAAATCGAGCCCTTGCGCCCATCCTCATATGTCACCTCAGTAGTGGTCTCAACAAACAGCGCGCCGCCGTAAAGGCCAACGATCAGATCATCAAATTTATCCTCAACCGTGCGACGACGCACCTTGCGCGTGCGGGTCATTTCACCGTCATCGGCGTCCAATTCCTTATGCAGAACCAAGAAGCGGCGCACTTGGCAGCCCGACAACATCGGATCTTGCGCGATGCTTTGATTGGTTTCTTCAATATGGGCTTGGATCATGTCCAATACCTGCGGGTGCTGGGACAGCTCTTGATAGCCGCCATAGGCAATATTGTTGCGCTCGGCCCAATTGCCCACTGCATTTAGATCAATATTCACAAAGGCGGTGCAATAGTCCCGGTCATTGCCGAAAACGACAGCCTCCAAAATATTTGGATAGAATTTGAGCTTATTCTCAACATATTTTGGCGCAAACAAACGCCCATCAGCCATTTTGCCAACATCTTTGGCCCGGTCAATAATGCGCAGATGGCCCGTGTCCTCTTCAAAAAAGCCCGCATCTCCCGTGGCCACCCAGCCTTCGGCATCCTTGGTTGATGCTGTGCTTTCAGGGTTGTTGTAATATTCCACAAAAACGCCCGGTGACCGGTAATAGATCTCGCCATTGTCTCCAATGCGCACTTCGACGCCCGGTGCCGGAACGCCAACCGTATCGGCCCGCACCTCGCCATCGGGTTGAATGGTGACATAAACCGTAGCTTCTGTTTGCCCATACAGCTGTTTGAGGTTGATCCCAAGCGAGCGGTAAAAATCGAACAGCTCCGGCCCAATCGCCTCACCGGCTGTATAGCCAATGCGCACGCGGCTCAGGCCAAGGGTGTTTTTCAACGGGCCATAGATAAAAATATCCCCCAGAAAATACTTCACCCGATCCATAAAGCCGACCGAGGCCCCGCTCAATAGCGCGGGCCCGACGCGCTTGGCATGGGCCATCGCCTTGTCAAACATCCATTTCTTGAGACGGCCCGCATCTTCCATGCGGATCATCACATTGGTCAACTGGTTTTCAAACACGCGCGGCGGGGCGAAATAATAGGTCGGACCGATTTCACGCAAATCCGTCATCATCGTCTCTGCGCTCTCAGGGCAATTGACGCAAAAACCCGTCCACAGGGCTTGCCCCATCGAGAAGGTATAATCACCGACCCAGGCCATCGGCAGATAAGCCAACACTTCTTCGCCCGGGCCCAAGTCATCAAATTGCGATGAGTTTTTTGAGGTTTCAATGACGTTTCGATTGGACAAGACCACGCCCTTTGGGCGGCCCGTTGTCCCGGAGGTATAGAGCATCACGCAGGTGTCATCATAGGTCTGCGCCGCTTGGCGTTTGGCCAGCTCGTCGCCCAAATCTCCCCGCGCCGCCCGGCCTTCCTCTTGCAAGCTTTGATATTGCTTGAGGATGCTGTGGTCATATTTGCGCAGACCGCGTGGATCCAAATAGATGACAGTCTGAAGATTTTTCAAACTGTCGCGAATGTCGAGGATCTTATCCACCTGCTCCTGATCACCGGCCACGATAAACCGCGCATTGCAGTGATCCAGAACATAGGCAATCTCATCTCCCACCGCATCTTGATAAATTGGCACGGGTACAGCGCCAATGGATTGCGCCGCCAACATTGCCCAATAAAGATACGGACGGTTGCGACCCGCAATCGCCACATGATCGCCTTTTTGTGCGCCCAGCGAGAGCAAACCCAAGGCCAAAGCCTCCACTTGCTCCACCGCTTCAACCCAAGTCCAGCTTTGCCAAATGCCAAATTCTTTCTCGCGATAGGCCGCTTTATCGCCAAACTCACGCGCATTGCGTGCCAATAATGCTGGAATAGAGACCAGATCCGCCGAATCCGTCGCAGTCAAAATACTATCCTCCCAATGCCGGTTCCCGGCGCCTTTTCATAGGCTCTGGTCAGATAATGGAACTGCGGGTTGCCAAAGGTCAATCAATTTTTTTGAACATCCGTTCAATTCCACCCAAAATCGTCATGCGAAGACCCATCAAAGGATGCAAAAGGCACAGGAACGAGGGCGGCACTTACTCTTGCAAGATCACCCGCGTCGGATGAATTTCGCCTGATTTATAACGCCCAATCGCCTGGGCTTTGCCCTCATGGCTGACCCAAATTTCATCGCCATACTCTGCGGCGGTAAAACAAATCGCCGGATTGCCATTGCGCAATTTTGCCGCGCCTTCGGCATTGGTTGTTCCTTGCAACAGATCCGTCAAACCTTCTTCTAAAGGACGCAGAAACTGGTCAATCTCGGAGGTTTTTGCAAAGGGTTCGATCTGTTCGAGGCTGACCGCATGTTCCAAATCGAACGGGCCCGACCACAGGCGACGCAATTGCGCCACATGGCCATAGCAGCCCAAAACCTCTCCCAAATCCCGCGCAATCGAACGCACATATCCGCCCTTGCCACAGGTCATTTCCAAGACCGCTTGATCGGCTGAGGGTCGATCACTAAGCAACAGCTCTTCGACCCAAAGCGGCCGGGCGGCAATCTGCATTTCTTCGCCCGCGCGCGCCAATTTATAGGCCCGCTGCCCGTCAATTTTCACAGCGGAAAATTGCGGCGGCACCTGCATGATTTCCCCAAGAAACTCCTGTAAGGCTTCAACAATCTGCGCATCATCGGGTCGCAGATCAGAGGTTTTGATCACCTCACCCTCCGCATCATCCGTATTCGTGGCCGCACCAAAGTTTACTGTAAATTCATAGGCTTTCGTTGCATCCGTGATATAGGGGATGGTCTTAGTCGCCTCGCCCAGCGCCACAGCCAAAAGCCCCGTGGCCTCGGGATCCAAAGTCCCCGCATGGCCCGCTTTTTTAGCATCAAATGCCCAGCGAATTTTATTGACCACAGCCGTGCTGGTCAGGCCTGCAGGCTTATCAACAATGACCCAACCGGAAATGTCCCGGCCCTTGCGTGTGCGTCCCATAAGTCCCTCATGCGTTCTAGGCGGCTGCCCTAGCCCGGGCAGCGCAGCAGGTCAATCGCTCTGAGAGCCCGTATCTGCTGCATCCTCAACCTCTGGATCCGGCCCGAGATCGCGGCGCACCTCTTCGCGCTCAAATAAGGCGCGGGTGCTGTCTATCCGATCAAAAGTCTCATCGATGCGAAACCGCAGATCAGGGGCAAATTTCAGCCCTGCTTTGCGACCGACGATGCTGCGAATCTGGCCTTTGTTCCGCGCCAATGCGGCAATCGACTCCTCATAGAGCTTACCCCCCAGAGGCATGATGTAGACAGTCGCAATCTGCAAATCTGGCGAGGTGGTCACCTCTGAGACAGTGATTGAAATGCGGTTCAGTTCGGGATCGTGAATCTCGTCACGGGCCAGAATTTCAGACAGCGTTCGGCGAATAACCTCGCCGACTTTCAGTTGCCGTTGCGAAGGTCCGGATTTTTTGTGTGATCTGCTTTGTGCCATGGAAGAGGTCATAGGCGCTGTACCAATAGGTTTGCAAGTGGCAAAACTTTGCGCCACATAAGCAAGAAAGGAGAATGTCATGGCTCAAACCCCCGCAATCACCATCACCGGCGCCTCTGGGCGCATGGGGCAAATGCTGCTGCAAACTGTTTTGAACAGCGATAAAGCCAGGCTTGTCGGCGCAGTTGAACGCAAGGGACACCCCTGGGTCGGCCGCGATGTTGGTGAGGCTATGGGCGGCCAAGCTGTGGGCGTGGTTGTCACCGATGAGCCGCTTGAGGCTTTTGCGCTCTCTCAGGCTGTTATCGATTTCACCGCCCCCGCCGCCACGCTGGAATTTGCCGCCCTCGCCGCGCAAGCCCGCGCCGTGCATGTCATCGGAACCACTGGCATGAGCGAGGACGATCTAGAAAAGCTCGAACCGGCCAGCCGCCACGCGGTGATTGTGCGTGCTGGGAATATGTCACTTGGCGTAAATCTTCTTACGAAATTGACCGAAAAAGTCGCCGCCGCCTTGGATGAGGATTTCGACATCGAAATTATCGAAGCGCATCACCACCACAAAGTGGATGCCCCTTCTGGTACGGCCCTCATGCTGGGGGAAGCGGCCGCCGCAGGCCGCGGTGTCTCATTGAGTGATATGCGCGACAGTGGCCGCGATGGCATCACCGGTGCCCGCAAACGCGGTGATATTGGCTTTGCCGCGATTCGCGGCGGTGATATCGTTGGCGAACACGACGTGCTCTTCGCCTCAGCCGGCGAACGCATCATTTTGCGCCATGTTGCCACAGATCGCGCCATTTTCGCCCGCGGCGCGCTGAAAGCCGCGCTTTGGGGGCAGGGGAAAAAACCTGGTCACTATGATATGATGGATGTCTTGGGGCTGTAAAAACCCGTTCTAAAGCCTGGACTGCGCTGATGATATCGGTCCGCTCTTAAAAATCCACCGCGATGCCTTTGCGCTCCCAGTCGCCAAATCGTACGGGCTCGGGTCCGTCACGCCCGCCAAGCTCTGGCGGCAGAGACTGCTCAGGTTGTGCCGCTTTGCGGGCTTCAGCTTCAGCCAGTGCGCGCGCGGCGGCGGCTTTGAGATCGGGTTTCTTGTTTTCTGTCATAAGGCTGATATACGCCGCTTTCATCAGATCGCAAGGATAGCTTATGCCCCGCCCCCCGCAAAAATCAGGTCGCTCCGGACTTTCCATGGCCGGTCAAACCAACAAACGTCCCGTTTTGAACCTGCCACGGCAGGCGGCTGTGCGGATATTGAACGGTGTGATGACTGAGCATAAACAGCTTTCTGAATTAACGCAGTCTGACGACTTCCAAGCCTTAGCGCCCGAAGATCGGGCCCGCAGCCAGCGTTTGGCCACCCATACCCTCCGCCATGTGGGCCGGGCGGATCGGGCTTTGCGGCCGCATTTGGCCAAGCTGCCAGCTGTCGAAGTGCTGAACATTTTGCGTCTGGGTTTGGTCGAGATCGCAGGGCTCGGCGCTCCAGCCCATGCTGTGG
This window encodes:
- a CDS encoding branched-chain amino acid ABC transporter permease, which translates into the protein MFPDQFLFGVEVVINGLMAGVLYALVALGFVLIFKASGIFNYAQGVMALFAALTLVGIMDGQVPFSHLINAIFGTDVHHFGWHVPAFAAILMAIAVMVGLAWMVQHFIFRHLVGQEPIILFMATIGLAYLMEGFGDLMWGSDIKKLDVGIPQGGSFWIEEATAFLGGSNFYGFFIDQLDIVAAIVAIVLVVLLVAFAQYTKQGRAMRAVADDHQAALSVGISLSFIWVLVWSLAGFVALVAGIMWGAKSGVQFSLSLIALKALPVLILGGFTSIPGAIVGGLIVGVGEKLFEFLIGAPFLGGATENWFAYMLALVFLVFRPQGLFGEKIIERV
- a CDS encoding ABC transporter ATP-binding protein, translating into MFDQAESFVTADGRTIGSVMMEMKNITLRFGGVVAIKDISFDVREGEIRAIIGPNGAGKSSMLNVISGFYHPQEGEVWYKGARRPEMKPFEVARQGIARTFQNIALFEGMSVLDNVMTGRLNHMKSGILSQAIWYGKAEREETENRAVVERVIDFLEIQHIRKTPVSRLPYGLKKRVELARALAADPKLLLLDEPMAGMNVEEKEDMSRFILDVNDEFGTTIVLIEHDMGVVMDLSDRVVVMDYGKKIGDGPPDEVRNNQAVIDAYLGVAHD
- a CDS encoding AMP-binding protein translates to MTATDSADLVSIPALLARNAREFGDKAAYREKEFGIWQSWTWVEAVEQVEALALGLLSLGAQKGDHVAIAGRNRPYLYWAMLAAQSIGAVPVPIYQDAVGDEIAYVLDHCNARFIVAGDQEQVDKILDIRDSLKNLQTVIYLDPRGLRKYDHSILKQYQSLQEEGRAARGDLGDELAKRQAAQTYDDTCVMLYTSGTTGRPKGVVLSNRNVIETSKNSSQFDDLGPGEEVLAYLPMAWVGDYTFSMGQALWTGFCVNCPESAETMMTDLREIGPTYYFAPPRVFENQLTNVMIRMEDAGRLKKWMFDKAMAHAKRVGPALLSGASVGFMDRVKYFLGDIFIYGPLKNTLGLSRVRIGYTAGEAIGPELFDFYRSLGINLKQLYGQTEATVYVTIQPDGEVRADTVGVPAPGVEVRIGDNGEIYYRSPGVFVEYYNNPESTASTKDAEGWVATGDAGFFEEDTGHLRIIDRAKDVGKMADGRLFAPKYVENKLKFYPNILEAVVFGNDRDYCTAFVNIDLNAVGNWAERNNIAYGGYQELSQHPQVLDMIQAHIEETNQSIAQDPMLSGCQVRRFLVLHKELDADDGEMTRTRKVRRRTVEDKFDDLIVGLYGGALFVETTTEVTYEDGRKGSISAKLELRDAALAAEQQMAAQ
- the truB gene encoding tRNA pseudouridine(55) synthase TruB, whose amino-acid sequence is MGRTRKGRDISGWVIVDKPAGLTSTAVVNKIRWAFDAKKAGHAGTLDPEATGLLAVALGEATKTIPYITDATKAYEFTVNFGAATNTDDAEGEVIKTSDLRPDDAQIVEALQEFLGEIMQVPPQFSAVKIDGQRAYKLARAGEEMQIAARPLWVEELLLSDRPSADQAVLEMTCGKGGYVRSIARDLGEVLGCYGHVAQLRRLWSGPFDLEHAVSLEQIEPFAKTSEIDQFLRPLEEGLTDLLQGTTNAEGAAKLRNGNPAICFTAAEYGDEIWVSHEGKAQAIGRYKSGEIHPTRVILQE
- the rbfA gene encoding 30S ribosome-binding factor RbfA — encoded protein: MAQSRSHKKSGPSQRQLKVGEVIRRTLSEILARDEIHDPELNRISITVSEVTTSPDLQIATVYIMPLGGKLYEESIAALARNKGQIRSIVGRKAGLKFAPDLRFRIDETFDRIDSTRALFEREEVRRDLGPDPEVEDAADTGSQSD
- the dapB gene encoding 4-hydroxy-tetrahydrodipicolinate reductase; the protein is MAQTPAITITGASGRMGQMLLQTVLNSDKARLVGAVERKGHPWVGRDVGEAMGGQAVGVVVTDEPLEAFALSQAVIDFTAPAATLEFAALAAQARAVHVIGTTGMSEDDLEKLEPASRHAVIVRAGNMSLGVNLLTKLTEKVAAALDEDFDIEIIEAHHHHKVDAPSGTALMLGEAAAAGRGVSLSDMRDSGRDGITGARKRGDIGFAAIRGGDIVGEHDVLFASAGERIILRHVATDRAIFARGALKAALWGQGKKPGHYDMMDVLGL
- a CDS encoding DUF1674 domain-containing protein, translated to MTENKKPDLKAAAARALAEAEARKAAQPEQSLPPELGGRDGPEPVRFGDWERKGIAVDF